Sequence from the Marinobacter antarcticus genome:
TACTTAGTAGAGAATTCAAGTTCGGAGTTATGGCAAAGGTTTATATATGTGCCGCTTTAACTCAATTTATAGTAACTGTAATTCTGATTTATTTGGGTTTCAGTTATTTTTCTTTAGCTTATGGCATGTTAGCGTCAGTAGCGATACGTGCCGTCATGTTTTTATATGCTAGTCGTGATATTAAAGTATACGCACCAAGCTTTAAAAATATGCGTCCTATAGCCAAAGTTGGCATATATACGTCACTAGGTAATGTGTTGCGACGAACACAGCAAACTGCACCTGACATGGTCATCGGTAAAATGGGGTCACCTACAGAAGTGGGGCTTTTTTCAAGAGGTTTGGGCTTTGTAGTTTTTCTCCAAGATTTGGTGATCTCAGGTATTAATCCAGTTGCTGCCCCGTATTTAGCGGATATAAATAACCGAGGCGAAAGTCTAGTGCAGGCTTATACTAATGCATCACAGCTGATTACTGGAGTTTTGTGGCCAGTTTTAATCGTTGCTAGTGTTGCCAGCCTCCCGGCTGTTCGTCTCATGTTTGGCGAACAATGGGATTTCTCGGCGCCATTAGCATCTGTCGTAGCACTATGGGCTATTTTTCGGTCGGCTCATGTTTTTTTACCCCAGACACTTATCACATTAGGCTTTGAAAGCGCTATGTTCAGTAAGGAACTTATTGTCTTTCCCGTTTTTTTGACCGCAATAATTGTTGGATACAATAGTTACGGTTTACAGGGCGTCAGTTACGGTTTTATTCTTGCAGGAACAATAGATTTCCTCGTTTCCTATGCATACCTTAAACGCTATCTAGGTCTTCCGATTCTTGAACACGTCATGGCGTTAATTCCGAGCGCATTAACGGCATCGGTATGTTGGTTGGCTATTCAAGGGATTTCATATATTTGGCCCTTTCAGATGACCTCTCCTTTTGTGTCTTTTTTGCAGATTCTCGGGATCCTGCCCCTAGTGTGGATGTTAGCACTCTACCTTTTTAAACATCCTTTAAGTGATGAACTTATCAAGCTCTTTGGCATATTTAAAGGTAAAATTTCCTAAAAGTTTAATAAGAATATCTAAGTTAATAAGTAAATTTAATGAGTACTAGGT
This genomic interval carries:
- a CDS encoding oligosaccharide flippase family protein, whose amino-acid sequence is MANVRLSIIYSSIGRYLLMGIGLVSSMVIARLLSPEEIGTFAIASSVVMIMAEFRVLGANSYIIREKALTSEKIRSSYGLTILISWSMGFLIIFSSYPLSIYFDIKGLFLVFLLLSVGFFMAPYISIPHALLSREFKFGVMAKVYICAALTQFIVTVILIYLGFSYFSLAYGMLASVAIRAVMFLYASRDIKVYAPSFKNMRPIAKVGIYTSLGNVLRRTQQTAPDMVIGKMGSPTEVGLFSRGLGFVVFLQDLVISGINPVAAPYLADINNRGESLVQAYTNASQLITGVLWPVLIVASVASLPAVRLMFGEQWDFSAPLASVVALWAIFRSAHVFLPQTLITLGFESAMFSKELIVFPVFLTAIIVGYNSYGLQGVSYGFILAGTIDFLVSYAYLKRYLGLPILEHVMALIPSALTASVCWLAIQGISYIWPFQMTSPFVSFLQILGILPLVWMLALYLFKHPLSDELIKLFGIFKGKIS